The Terriglobia bacterium genomic sequence TTATACGCGCCGATATTGATGAGGTCTTCGGATTTCCTGTAGGTGGCCATCAAGTCGCGGATTTCATACGCCGCATTCTTGATGTTCTGTCCGACCAGATGCGGCATGAGGCGGCTGACGCTCGCAAGCACATCGATACAGGGATAGTGACCGCGCGATGCTAGCTCGCGATCCAGCACGATGTGTCCATCCAGAATGGAGCGCGCGGAGTCGGCGATCGGATCATTCATGTCGTCGCCTTCCACCAATACCGTGTAGAACGCCGTGATGCTGCCCTTGCTGAACTTTCCGGAACGTTCCAGAAGTTTCGGCAATAATGAGAACACGGAAGGCGTATAGCCTTTCGAAGACGGCGGCTCACCGGCCGCCAGACCGACTTCGCGCTGAGCCATGGCAAAGCGCGTCACGGAATCCATCATCAGCATCACGTTGTAGCCGCGGTCGCGGAAATACTCCGCGGCGGCGGTGGCTGCAAATGCGGCACGGATGCGCACAAGCGCAGGCTGATCGGAGGTTGAAACGATAATGATGGACCGCTTCAATCCTTCCTCACCGAGATCGTTTTCGATGAACTCCCGCACTTCGCGGCCGCGTTCACCGATCAATGCGATGACGTTGATATCCGCGCTCGTATAGCGCGCAATCATTCCCAATAACGTGCTTTTGCCGACGCCGCTGCCGCCGAAGATTCCAACCCGCTGGCCCTTCCCGGTCGTCAGCAGGCTGTCGATGACACGGACGCCCGTCTGAAGAGGGTCGCGTATGGGATCCCGTGAAAGCGGGTTTGCCGGCTCGGCATAAAGATCCTGGCGATGAAGTTCGAGCGGCAGGGGTTTGTCGTCGATAGGACGGCCGAGGCCGTCGAGGACGCGGCCTTGCAGCGCCTCGCTCATGCCGATGCTGGCGGTGCGGCTCGATGCCTGAAGAATGTCTCCCTGGCGGACTCCGTCGATTTTGCCCAGCGGCATCGAAATGACTTTTCCGTCGGTGAAGCCCACGACTTCGACGGGAATGCGCCGGCCCTGGGTTTCAAGCCAGCACACGCATCCCATTGTGACGTTCGGGCCGTGAGATTCGATCGTGTTTCCGACGACTTTTTCGACGATTCCGAATTCGTTAACCGGGTCGCCGGTCTCCAGGCGCTTATAGAATCTATCGAGATCCAGCCGGCTATTCATCGAACAATGCCTTTCCGATGGTATCGATTTGCGCCGCTACCCGGCCGTCCAGGAAGGTTTGACCCGTTTCAATCACAAAGTCACCGCGCTCCAGCGTGGCGTCGTCCTTCACAGTCACGGCAGGATTCGCATTCCCGGCCGCAACCCGGACCCGGCCAAAATCCTGCCGGCTGACGCGCAATGCAATGCTCTGGTGTCCGGAGACGCGCTTCAACGCGACCGAAGCCAGCGCCCCCACGAGATCGGGATCCATGGTGAGTTCCCGCTGAACAATCTTGCGGGCGATCTCGAGAGCCAGCCGGACGGTCTGCTGCTCC encodes the following:
- a CDS encoding FliI/YscN family ATPase, with amino-acid sequence MNSRLDLDRFYKRLETGDPVNEFGIVEKVVGNTIESHGPNVTMGCVCWLETQGRRIPVEVVGFTDGKVISMPLGKIDGVRQGDILQASSRTASIGMSEALQGRVLDGLGRPIDDKPLPLELHRQDLYAEPANPLSRDPIRDPLQTGVRVIDSLLTTGKGQRVGIFGGSGVGKSTLLGMIARYTSADINVIALIGERGREVREFIENDLGEEGLKRSIIIVSTSDQPALVRIRAAFAATAAAEYFRDRGYNVMLMMDSVTRFAMAQREVGLAAGEPPSSKGYTPSVFSLLPKLLERSGKFSKGSITAFYTVLVEGDDMNDPIADSARSILDGHIVLDRELASRGHYPCIDVLASVSRLMPHLVGQNIKNAAYEIRDLMATYRKSEDLINIGAYKRGSNPRIDTAIDRHDAINQFLKQRAEQFAQLSVTHQQLLELGGTK
- a CDS encoding FliH/SctL family protein, whose protein sequence is MSSRIIRGDGRLQRLTISAPAEQSFLALASQEHAMNVEKEAFEQGYGEGERIGKQMGEKMVETIVKRYENGIAQLAESHKQLVEEMEQQTVRLALEIARKIVQRELTMDPDLVGALASVALKRVSGHQSIALRVSRQDFGRVRVAAGNANPAVTVKDDATLERGDFVIETGQTFLDGRVAAQIDTIGKALFDE